The genomic interval TTAGGCAGGGACGACGATCATGGATGCCTTTATTTCCGCAACAGCACATATCCTGACCCCGGCGCCGTTATTCTGGTGCTTCCTCGGCGTCACTCTCGGAGCGGTCGTCGGCGCGATCCCGGGACTGAGCGGGTCGATGCTGATCACGATGACCGTGCCGCTGACCTTTTTCATGGGAAGCTATTACGACGCGCTGATCCTTCTGGTCGCCATGTATGTCGGCTCGGTCAGCGGCGGCCTGGTCTCGGCCACGCTCCTGCGCATGCCGGGAACACCCGCCTCGGTGATGACGACCCTGGACGGTTACCCGATGGCGCAGCGCGGCGAGGCCGGCCGCGCGCTCGGCCTTGGCATTACGGCCAGCTTTGTCGGTGGTCTCATCTCCTGGATATTCCTGATCACCCTTTCGCCGACACTGGCGGTCTGGGCCACCTATTTCGGGCCCTGGGAATACTTCACGATGGTTCTCATGGCGCTGGTGCTGATTGCCTCCCTGAGCCAGGGTTCGATGGTGAAAGGCCTGCTTGCCGGCTTCCTTGGAATGCTCGCCTCCATGCCGGGGGTCGACCCCAGTACCGGCATGTTGCGATTGACCTTCGGATTCGATTCCTGGGCGGGCGGGTTCAACCTGCTGCCGGTTCTGCTGGGCGTGTTTGTCGTCAGCCAGGTCCTGAAGTACATCATTGACGCCGAACGGCCGGTGATGCGGATTACCGCCTCGAACAAGGGAATCTTCATGAGCCTTGCCGACTGGAAGCGGCAGGCGGTAAACCTGATCCGTTCCTCGGTGATCGGAACCTGGATCGGCATCCTGCCGGGGATCGGGGCCTCGATCGGCTCGATCTGCGCCTATACGGCCGCCAAGAATCTCTCCAAGACGCCCGAGAAGTTCGGCACGGGATGCGAAGACGGCGTTGTGGCATCGGAGGCCGCCAACAACGCGACCATCGGCGGCGCGCTCGTGCCGCTGGTGACGATGGGCATCCCCGGAAGCGTGATCGACGCCATCCTGATCGGCGCTCTACTGATGCACAATCTGCAACCGGGTCCGCTGCTTTTCGTGACCAACCCCGAGGTGCCCTACACCATCATTTCCACGCATCTGATCGCCAACGTCATGATGCTGGGCGTGATGCTGCTGTCGGTGAAATGGATGTCGAAGCTGATCCTGGTTCCGACCGCCTATCTGATGCCGATCATTCTGATGTTCTGCCTGATCGGTTCCTATTCCTTGCAGAACCGCCCGTTCGATGTCTGGGTGACGCTTGCATTCGGGGTGATCGGGTTCGTCCTCGAAAAGGTCAAGGTTCCGCTGGCACCGTTCGTGATTGGCTTCATTCTGGCCGTCCTTGCGGAATCCGAGCTTCGCTCGGGTCTGATGGCCTCGGCAGGCTCGATCGAGCCGCTCTTCACCCGACCCGTGGCGGCTCTGTTCCTGGCGGTCTCGGTCATCATGCTGATCTGGTCGTTCTGGGGCGAATGGCGCGGCGCGCGCCTGCGCAAGCGGGATCTGATCGAATGAACGACGCGACGATCGAGTGCATGGACGGCTTTGACGAAACCTTGATCTTCGACGCCCTGGAAGGGCAGTCGATGGTCGTCACCAATGGCGCAATCCCTGTGCCGCAGGGACACGGGCTGTCCCTTGATCGAAACCTTCTAGCTGAACTGGCAATAGCATGAGTCAAGAGTTTCAGGGTTTCCGTCGCGCGGACGGATCCGTCGGCGTGCGCAATGACCTGCTGATCTTGTCGACGACGGGACTGACAGGGCCAGCCGCTCGGCGCATCGGAAAGGCGCTTCCGGCGGCCAAGGTCGTCACAACGCCCTTTGGCAGCGGTGTGGTCGGCGATGACGGCGCCCTGCGAAACCGGATGCTGCTTGGCTTTGCGCGTCATCCAAACGTTGGCGCCGTGTTGCTTCTGAGCGGCAAACAACCCGAGGCTGAGGAATACCGCGATCAGATCGTTGCGACCGGACGACCGGTCGAACTGTTGCTTCTCGACGAGAACCGTCAGGATTCCCTTCGGTTGACGGATTTGGGCATCCGCGTTGGCGCCCGGCTCATGCGTCAGCTCAGCCGCCAGCTTCGCAGCCCGGCTTCGATTTCCGAGCTGCTTCTGGCGGGCGAATGCGGGCGCTCCGATCCCAGTTCGGGTCTTGCGGCCAATCCGCTGGTTGGCCGCATCGCTGATCATGTCGTCGCTGAGGGTGGCCGGTTCGTCGCCGGGGAGACAATGGAATGGTTCGGGGCCGAACATGTCCTCAATCGGCGGGCGGCTTCGCCCGAAATCGCGGAAGCGATCCAAGGCGCCGTGGCCCGACGCATGGACCACGCGAAATCCGCGGGCATAGACCTGATCGGCAACAACCCCAGCCCGACCAACATCGCGGGCGGGCTGACAACCCTTGAAGAGAAGTCGCTCGGCGCGATCCACAAGACAGGCACAAGCCCGATCCTCGGTTTGCTCGCGCACGGCCAAGCCCCGGCGGGGCCGGGATGCTGGCTCATGGATCAGCCGTTTTATGCACCGGAATCGCTATCCGGATTCACGGCGGCGGGCGCCCATATCGTTCTGTTCACGACCGGACCCGGCAATAGCTATTGCAGCCTGCTCGCCCCGACCATCAAGATTTCGGCCAATGTCGACACCTGCATGAACCTTCCCGAGCAGATCGATTTCGATGCCAGCGGCCTCCTGCTCGGAACCCTCTCGATGGACGAAGCGACCGAGCGGCTGACAAAACACATCCTGGAGACGGCTTCCGGCGCCTCGACCTTCGGCGAGATCCTGGAGGAAGGCGAAGAAGTCGTAACCCGCATCGGAGCATCGCTGTAATGGAGAATACGCGTCAAAAGGTCATCGTTCAGGACGGCTCCGACTCTGTCGGTGTCGCCCTTGTCCCGCTCAAGGCGGGCGAGGTCCTGGATGTCCGCACGGGCACAGAGACACGACCATTAAGGATCCAGAACGACATCCCCCGCTACCACAAGTTCGCGGTCGTTGACCTGCCCGACGGCGCGGAGGTCCGGAAGAATGGCGAAGTCATTGGCCGCATGATGCGTCCGGCAAGGATCGGCGAACACGTTCACACACACAACCTGACCGGACTGACTATGAAGTGAGGCGCAGCGAGAGCAACCTTGCCAATGGCGACACAGTCACAAATCGTTGAAAACGCCCAATGTGCGAGTTCCGGTGACAAACATAAATCGACCGCATGCGCAAGCAACTGATCAGACCCATGAGAGGGTTCAAGACGAGGAGAACGGCATAGGCGCAGCCTCATGCGTAGCGTCGGGTTAACCAGTCTGTCGTGAGCGGGTTGGTATTTGGTGGCAATGACCGAAGTCGTGCCTGCTCACGTCTGACGCCACTGCTTTCCCGCCGAGATCATCGCCGGAGTTAAGCTAATCCGACCTTGTTTTCAAATTCCATCTTCTGGTTCGGCCTTAGAGCGCCGGATTGAAAATGGGGTTGTAAAGAGGATTTCTATTCTCGGGCTGCTAACGAACCGAAGCGGATTTTATATAGGCGAAGCCCGATTGCAGTCACGATCTCGTTGATCGGGATCCAGGACTTGCGGACGTGGCGGATGGCCATACAGCCTGCATGACCACCCGCCGCCGCTTCATTCCGGCAGATCAGTCCCGAACGCCGCCTTCGTCGTCCAGTCTCATTCTCTTCAGCTGCCGCAGACGGCCGAGGAAGATCGGCAGGACGAAACCGACGATGGCGATGGCCCAAAGCGTGATCGACAGCGGTGAAGCGAAGAGCGTGAGGTAGTCGCCATTGGCGATATTCACGGCGCGGCGGAAATTCACCTCCATCTCGTTTCCGAGAAGCGTGCCGAGAATGACCGGGACGAGCGGCACGTCCAGCTTGCGCAGGACCCAGCCCATGATGCCGAAACCGACCATGACGAGCAGGTCGAAGCTCGAGCCGGAGATGCCGTAGATCCCGACGAAGGAGATCATGGCTACGATCGGCATGAGGATGCGCGGCGGCACCAGCAACAGGCGCGTGAAGAAGCCGACCATGGGTATGTTCATGGCGAGCAGCATGAAATTGGCGATGAACAGCGCCGCGATCAGCCCCCAGACCACGTCCGGGTTTTGCGAGAACAGCAGCGGGCCGGGCGTGATGTTGAGCGACAGCAGAACGGCGAGCAGAACCGCGGTCGTGCCGGAGCCGGGAACGCCAAGCGCCAGCATTGGCACCAGCGCGCCACCGGCGGCCGCGTTGTTACCTGCTTCCGGCGCAGCCACGCCGCGCGGATCGCCCTTGCCGAACGTGCCCTCGCGGTCGACCAGCCGCTTTTCCATCGAATAGGAGATAAACGATCCGAGCGAGGC from Martelella mediterranea DSM 17316 carries:
- a CDS encoding UxaA family hydrolase — protein: MENTRQKVIVQDGSDSVGVALVPLKAGEVLDVRTGTETRPLRIQNDIPRYHKFAVVDLPDGAEVRKNGEVIGRMMRPARIGEHVHTHNLTGLTMK
- a CDS encoding tripartite tricarboxylate transporter permease — translated: MDAFISATAHILTPAPLFWCFLGVTLGAVVGAIPGLSGSMLITMTVPLTFFMGSYYDALILLVAMYVGSVSGGLVSATLLRMPGTPASVMTTLDGYPMAQRGEAGRALGLGITASFVGGLISWIFLITLSPTLAVWATYFGPWEYFTMVLMALVLIASLSQGSMVKGLLAGFLGMLASMPGVDPSTGMLRLTFGFDSWAGGFNLLPVLLGVFVVSQVLKYIIDAERPVMRITASNKGIFMSLADWKRQAVNLIRSSVIGTWIGILPGIGASIGSICAYTAAKNLSKTPEKFGTGCEDGVVASEAANNATIGGALVPLVTMGIPGSVIDAILIGALLMHNLQPGPLLFVTNPEVPYTIISTHLIANVMMLGVMLLSVKWMSKLILVPTAYLMPIILMFCLIGSYSLQNRPFDVWVTLAFGVIGFVLEKVKVPLAPFVIGFILAVLAESELRSGLMASAGSIEPLFTRPVAALFLAVSVIMLIWSFWGEWRGARLRKRDLIE
- a CDS encoding UxaA family hydrolase, producing the protein MSQEFQGFRRADGSVGVRNDLLILSTTGLTGPAARRIGKALPAAKVVTTPFGSGVVGDDGALRNRMLLGFARHPNVGAVLLLSGKQPEAEEYRDQIVATGRPVELLLLDENRQDSLRLTDLGIRVGARLMRQLSRQLRSPASISELLLAGECGRSDPSSGLAANPLVGRIADHVVAEGGRFVAGETMEWFGAEHVLNRRAASPEIAEAIQGAVARRMDHAKSAGIDLIGNNPSPTNIAGGLTTLEEKSLGAIHKTGTSPILGLLAHGQAPAGPGCWLMDQPFYAPESLSGFTAAGAHIVLFTTGPGNSYCSLLAPTIKISANVDTCMNLPEQIDFDASGLLLGTLSMDEATERLTKHILETASGASTFGEILEEGEEVVTRIGASL